The sequence below is a genomic window from Macadamia integrifolia cultivar HAES 741 chromosome 1, SCU_Mint_v3, whole genome shotgun sequence.
ATCAGCTGAGAACATCAACATTTGCTTGGCATtaataattgatagataatcaTACGCCTTCTCGCTACAACCAGCTATTTCATCTCTGCAAGAGGCAGAAAAGGTTAAAAGATACAAAAAACGTCGACTCCAAGTTTCAAACTTATATGAGACAATAAGCTTTTGTTCCCagatttaaattttcaaataggaAGGTAAATTATCTACAAACAGTTCACATGGTTATTTACGAAATAACATTTCACTAAAAGGGTTGCTACGAATGAAAGCGGACCCAACATCGATGGCTCCATAGAATGTCAAATACCAGGGTTGCACTTTGTGTGTGTTCAGAGCACAAGCCATGATTAGGAGTGGCAAATTTTTGACAGACCCATCCAACTCATTATGTCCCACCCTGTGAAAAAGGTCCAACCAAGAATAATGTTGTCCACGATCCTGGTTCAAACAAGaatatttctttgaatttgaAACCAGGTATCTCTCGGTTTTGACAATTCAGAAAAGCCAAACCAGTGTGTCCGGATTGAAATATTATAGCAAACAAAAAGCCATAGGCGTGGCTTATTATAAGACCTGGACCTACATATCTCTGAACTTTTCCACCCAAACCATGATGAATGACATAGAATGGAGTCTCATGCCAAAACACCCTTTGCAATGTAAACATGTTTTTGGCTCCCACATACATTTACTCAAACTCAATAGCCACAATTGTTGATCAAACTCCAACATGTTACCTGACCGTCTTTGCAAGGAGATCCATGAAATAAACGTAAGTCTCATGTGGAACAGTTTGTCTGGCACTCAATACACGGTTGTAAGCACCTTCCATGAAGGATTGTTCCAATTCCACAGCATGTTTAATACAAGGATTTTCCAGTGCAACAGGTGAAAGCAATTCTAGTTCAGTATGAAACTCAGCTATTCTATTCTGCACAAGAAGCCTAAGAAGGTTAAGGCCCAAGATTGGGTACTCCTGAGGCGATGGAGGAAGGCGGCCACTGTTCCACCAGACAAGAGGAAAATTTGTTAGGAAAGCTTTCAAAATTGAAAGAGTATCTAAAGCTTCATCTGATGACTTCATTGCTTTGTTTCTTCTAGTCATTATAAAGTTACCCAGTATCCGTATAGTAAGGCTTAAGTTGAAAGAAGTCCCTCTCAAAAGCATCTTGGTCTTCTGTCTTAACGCTAAGAACTACAGCATGTTCATATACATCTCCTGAAAGTTCACACCACAA
It includes:
- the LOC122085887 gene encoding 26S proteasome non-ATPase regulatory subunit 8 homolog A-like isoform X2; the protein is MDPKLTEVSQLFERFKAAFVRNDLDTCAHLLSQLKVLLTEFKSLPPLFEDSPNAVHELTIARDVYEHAVVLSVKTEDQDAFERDFFQLKPYYTDTGGRLPPSPQEYPILGLNLLRLLVQNRIAEFHTELELLSPVALENPCIKHAVELEQSFMEGAYNRVLSARQTVPHETYVYFMDLLAKTVRDEIAGCSEKAYDYLSIINAKQMLMFSADHELLEYIKEGTSVMPRRALYLVDT
- the LOC122085887 gene encoding 26S proteasome non-ATPase regulatory subunit 8 homolog A-like isoform X1, yielding MDPKLTEVSQLFERFKAAFVRNDLDTCAHLLSQLKVLLTEFKSLPPLFEDSPNAVHELTIARDVYEHAVVLSVKTEDQDAFERDFFQLKPYYTDTGGRLPPSPQEYPILGLNLLRLLVQNRIAEFHTELELLSPVALENPCIKHAVELEQSFMEGAYNRVLSARQTVPHETYVYFMDLLAKTVRDEIAGCSEKAYDYLSIINAKQMLMFSADHELLEYIKEDHPEWEIKNGFVFFQKAKESAPCKEIPSLQLINQTLSYARELERIV